The nucleotide sequence CCGAGCAGAAGGTCAAGCTGGAGCGTCAGCTCTGGCTCGCCGTGCTGCGTGCGCAGAAGGACCTCGGGATCGAGGTTCCGGACGCCGCCCTCGCCGACTACGAGCGCGTGCTCGACCAGGTCGACCTCGGCTCCATCGCCGAGCGCGAGAAGGTCACCCGGCACGACGTGAAGGCCCGGATCGAGGAGTTCAACGCCCTCGCCGGTCACGAGCACGTCCACAAGGGCATGACCTCGCGCGACCTCACCGAGAACGTCGAGCAGCTGCAGATCCGGCTCTCCCTCGAGCTGATGCGGGACCGTACGGTCGCCGTCCTCGGCCGCCTCGGCAAGCTGTCCGCCGAGTACGCCGAGCTGGTCATGGCCGGCCGCTCGCACAACGTCGCCGCCCAGGCGACCACCCTCGGCAAGCGCTTCGCGACGGCCGCCGACGAGCTGCTCGTGGCCTACGCCCGCCTGGAGGAGCTGCTCGGCCGCTACCCGCTGCGCGGCATCAAGGGCCCGGTCGGCACCGCCCAGGACATGCTGGACCTGCTCGGCGGCGACGCCGGCAAGCTGGCCGACCTGGAGCGGCGGATCGCCGGTCACCTCGGCTTCGCGCACGCCTTCACCTCGGTCGGGCAGGTCTACCCCCGCTCGCTCGACTACGACGTCGTCACCTCGCTGGTGCAGCTGGCCGCCGCGCCGTCGTCGATCGCCAAGACGATCCGCCTGATGGCGGGGCACGAGCTGGTCACCGAGGGCTTCAAGCCCGGCCAGGTCGGCTCCTCGGCGATGCCGCACAAGATGAACACCCGCTCCTGCGAGCGCGTCAACGGCCTCATGGTCATCCTGCGCGGCTACGCGTCGATGACCGGCGAGCTGGCCGGCGACCAGTGGAACGAGGGCGACGTGTCCTGCTCCGTGGTCCGCCGGGTCGCCCTGCCCGACGCGTTCTTCGCGCTGGACGGTCTCCTGGAGACCTTCCTCACCGTGCTCGACGAGTTCGGCGCCTTCCCGGCCGTCGTCGCCCGCGAGCTCGACCGCTACCTGCCGTTCCTGGCGACCACCAAGGTCCTCATGGGCGCGGTGCGCGCCGGGGTCGGCCGCGAGGTCGCCCACGAGGCCATCAAGGAGAACGCCGTGGCCTCCGCCCTCGCCATGCGCGAGCAGGGCACCGTGCAGAACGAGCTCCTCGACAAGCTGGCCGCCGACGAGCGCATCCCGCTGGACCGGGCGCAGCTCGACGAGCTGATGGCGGACAAGCTGTCCTTCACCGGCGCCGCCGCCGACCAGGTCGCCTCGGTGGTCTCCCGCATCGAGGAGATCCTCAAGCAGCACCCGGAGGCCGCCGCCTACGCCCCCGGGGCGATCCTCTGACCGGGAGCCCCCGGTTCACCAAGGAGCAGCTGGAGGCCGCCCGTGACCGCGTCGTTCCCGACGTGGTGGCGGGCGGCCTCTCGGTACTGTTCTGCGGGATCAACCCGGGCCTCATGACGGCGGCGACCGGCCATCATTTCGCCCGCCCCGGCAACCGCT is from Streptomyces venezuelae ATCC 10712 and encodes:
- the purB gene encoding adenylosuccinate lyase, with the translated sequence MTAVTAKPRIPNVLAGRYASAELAVLWSPEQKVKLERQLWLAVLRAQKDLGIEVPDAALADYERVLDQVDLGSIAEREKVTRHDVKARIEEFNALAGHEHVHKGMTSRDLTENVEQLQIRLSLELMRDRTVAVLGRLGKLSAEYAELVMAGRSHNVAAQATTLGKRFATAADELLVAYARLEELLGRYPLRGIKGPVGTAQDMLDLLGGDAGKLADLERRIAGHLGFAHAFTSVGQVYPRSLDYDVVTSLVQLAAAPSSIAKTIRLMAGHELVTEGFKPGQVGSSAMPHKMNTRSCERVNGLMVILRGYASMTGELAGDQWNEGDVSCSVVRRVALPDAFFALDGLLETFLTVLDEFGAFPAVVARELDRYLPFLATTKVLMGAVRAGVGREVAHEAIKENAVASALAMREQGTVQNELLDKLAADERIPLDRAQLDELMADKLSFTGAAADQVASVVSRIEEILKQHPEAAAYAPGAIL